The following proteins are co-located in the uncultured Tolumonas sp. genome:
- the pilW gene encoding type IV pilus biogenesis/stability protein PilW produces MKRHLLLLWAAIISLSGCVTETTIIGKNSERQENSIDGASAAKTRIELGMGYLNKGQMAPAKYNFEKAIEMAPNNADAYLAMAYYYQSVGDNASAQKTYEQLVSSHSNNPDVLNNYGTFLCRNHNYAEADEMFRRAVVQPHYLKMDDSYENAGICARQAGQNAKALEYYRLALGYNPNKVRLMLELAEMALDAHKPDEAQQILSTYRSKANPTPQSLWLSLRTAQEQGHIADMHVFGQSLVQQFPSSIQAKRYQNNDY; encoded by the coding sequence ATGAAAAGACATCTTCTATTACTCTGGGCAGCGATAATCTCGCTGTCTGGATGTGTCACCGAAACTACAATTATCGGTAAAAATTCAGAGCGACAAGAAAATTCGATTGATGGCGCTTCTGCTGCCAAAACGCGTATTGAGCTTGGCATGGGCTATCTGAACAAAGGTCAGATGGCACCGGCAAAATATAATTTTGAAAAAGCAATTGAGATGGCTCCGAATAATGCGGATGCCTATCTTGCGATGGCTTATTACTACCAGTCGGTAGGTGATAACGCTTCTGCGCAAAAAACGTATGAACAATTAGTCTCAAGCCACAGTAATAATCCCGATGTACTCAATAATTATGGTACTTTCCTCTGTCGCAATCATAACTATGCCGAAGCTGATGAGATGTTTCGACGTGCAGTAGTGCAGCCGCATTATTTAAAAATGGATGATAGTTATGAAAATGCGGGTATTTGTGCACGTCAGGCTGGGCAAAATGCTAAAGCATTGGAATATTACCGTCTGGCGCTTGGGTATAATCCCAATAAAGTCAGGTTAATGCTGGAACTGGCGGAAATGGCATTGGATGCACATAAGCCCGATGAAGCTCAGCAGATATTGAGCACTTATCGTAGTAAAGCTAATCCAACACCACAAAGTTTATGGTTGAGCCTTCGCACCGCACAAGAACAGGGACATATCGCGGATATGCATGTTTTCGGTCAGTCCTTGGTTCAGCAATTCCCATCCTCGATTCAAGCGAAAAGATATCAGAACAATGACTACTGA
- the bamB gene encoding outer membrane protein assembly factor BamB: MHKGWQKFSCLLLGSVLLYGCSSEEDVIKMADVPVVESAFHPETAWSSGVGSGVGKFYSHLQPAIVGDNIFAASRDGRVYAFEKLSGKKLWSVDLSDQPFYEGKRSARLSGGLAAADGRIYVGSENGQMLALKQETGELIWHTDVGGEVLATPATDSGKVVISTGAGQLLALDGESGKIDWTVTSEQPNLTLRGTAAPVIAAGGVLYGRADGKIGIVLLQNGQLVNETRVATPHGQTDLDRMVDVDAAPVIVDDELYAVAYNGQLISRKLISGDELWKRKYASYQNMGIGVNDIAITDSKSHIYLIDRSTGTEKWSNTQLEYRNLTAPLVLGDYIVVGDSEGYLYWISQTTGKIAAMQEVDSAGLYATPIIDGDLIYIQTRGGELVAIKRPS; encoded by the coding sequence ATGCATAAAGGTTGGCAAAAATTTAGCTGTCTATTGCTGGGGAGTGTATTGCTCTATGGCTGTAGTTCAGAAGAAGATGTCATTAAGATGGCTGACGTACCTGTAGTTGAGTCAGCTTTTCATCCCGAGACAGCTTGGAGTAGCGGCGTTGGCTCAGGTGTTGGCAAATTTTATTCGCATCTGCAGCCGGCTATTGTTGGCGACAATATTTTTGCCGCATCGCGAGATGGTCGCGTTTACGCCTTTGAAAAGCTGAGTGGTAAGAAACTGTGGAGTGTTGATCTGAGCGATCAACCTTTCTATGAAGGAAAACGCAGTGCCCGTTTATCTGGCGGTCTTGCAGCAGCAGATGGCCGTATTTATGTAGGTTCAGAAAACGGACAAATGTTGGCGCTGAAACAAGAAACTGGCGAACTGATCTGGCATACCGATGTTGGCGGGGAAGTTCTGGCTACACCAGCAACTGACTCTGGAAAAGTTGTGATCTCAACTGGCGCTGGGCAACTACTGGCGTTGGATGGTGAAAGCGGCAAGATCGATTGGACGGTTACCAGCGAACAACCTAATCTGACATTGCGTGGCACTGCGGCGCCTGTTATAGCAGCTGGCGGTGTACTGTATGGTCGGGCTGATGGTAAAATTGGTATCGTACTGTTGCAAAATGGCCAGTTAGTCAATGAAACCCGTGTTGCAACACCGCATGGGCAGACTGATCTTGATCGCATGGTCGATGTTGATGCTGCACCTGTGATTGTTGATGATGAACTTTACGCTGTTGCTTATAACGGCCAGTTAATTTCCCGTAAACTGATCTCCGGGGATGAATTATGGAAGCGTAAATATGCTTCTTATCAAAATATGGGGATTGGTGTAAACGACATTGCCATCACCGATTCAAAATCCCATATTTATTTGATTGACCGCTCAACGGGCACAGAAAAATGGTCCAATACACAATTGGAATACCGAAATCTGACGGCCCCGCTGGTATTAGGCGACTATATTGTAGTAGGCGATAGTGAAGGTTATCTCTACTGGATTTCGCAAACAACGGGTAAAATTGCTGCTATGCAGGAAGTCGATAGTGCTGGCTTGTATGCAACACCTATTATCGATGGGGATTTGATCTATATTCAAACCCGCGGCGGCGAACTGGTTGCTATTAAACGTCCGTCATAA
- the rodZ gene encoding cytoskeleton protein RodZ translates to MTTEQRHETAQLTPGTILKTAREQRGMSQQDVAHRLNLRISLIRDIEEDRFDQKTASTFTRGYLKTYARFVGTDEQAVLAAYDRLGLKDQQYSEMYSFSGRTQREASEHRVRFISWVLFIGLAGLGGTWWWLQPAEEPVPTAINEAGQLVVKATDAVLAAKPSAAQATTANPVATTSAAPVTATSSAEDTAETSTDLPVAADNDGQEPTVLSNAAAEEKNQEQTKIVPASSAAVASTTTTKSETADSTVDASIALQLQFKASCWLRVADASGKSLFEGTKNAGDKVNVSGKEPFSLTIGAPRAVSVYFHGQAVDMSSYIRQGVVARYKLPLKN, encoded by the coding sequence ATGACTACTGAACAGCGTCATGAAACTGCCCAACTAACGCCGGGCACCATATTGAAAACAGCCCGCGAACAACGCGGTATGAGTCAGCAAGATGTGGCTCATCGTCTTAACTTACGTATCTCGTTGATTCGTGATATTGAAGAAGATCGTTTTGATCAAAAAACAGCTAGCACGTTTACCAGAGGGTATCTGAAAACGTATGCTCGTTTTGTTGGTACTGATGAGCAAGCGGTATTAGCGGCTTATGATCGTCTTGGGTTGAAAGATCAACAATACAGTGAAATGTATAGTTTTTCTGGTCGCACGCAACGCGAAGCGAGTGAGCATCGTGTACGTTTCATCTCTTGGGTTTTGTTTATTGGCTTAGCGGGTTTAGGTGGAACATGGTGGTGGTTACAGCCAGCAGAAGAGCCAGTACCCACAGCAATCAATGAAGCTGGGCAGCTCGTAGTAAAAGCAACCGATGCTGTTTTGGCAGCAAAACCGAGCGCAGCTCAAGCCACAACGGCTAATCCAGTTGCGACAACCAGCGCTGCGCCTGTGACAGCAACTAGTAGTGCCGAAGATACGGCTGAAACATCGACAGATTTGCCAGTAGCCGCTGATAATGACGGTCAAGAACCAACCGTATTGTCGAATGCCGCAGCTGAAGAAAAAAATCAAGAACAAACCAAAATAGTACCGGCATCATCTGCGGCCGTTGCCTCTACTACAACGACAAAATCTGAAACTGCTGATTCAACAGTTGATGCTTCAATCGCTTTGCAATTGCAATTCAAAGCCTCATGTTGGCTCAGAGTTGCAGATGCGTCAGGAAAGTCCTTATTTGAAGGCACTAAAAACGCTGGTGATAAAGTTAATGTATCGGGTAAAGAACCGTTTAGTTTAACGATTGGTGCTCCAAGAGCAGTTTCTGTCTATTTCCATGGGCAGGCTGTTGATATGTCGTCCTACATTCGTCAGGGTGTGGTTGCCCGTTATAAGTTGCCGTTGAAGAATTAA
- the ispG gene encoding flavodoxin-dependent (E)-4-hydroxy-3-methylbut-2-enyl-diphosphate synthase, whose amino-acid sequence MSQHISPIKRRISKQIMVGNVPVGGNAPISVQSMTNTLTTDVAATVAQIQALQRVGADIVRVSVPTMDAAEAFKLIKQQVSVPLVADIHFDYRIALKVAEYGVDCLRINPGNIGKEDRIRSVVDCARDLNIPIRIGVNGGSLEKELMDKYGEPTAEALVESAMRHVDILDRLNFEQFKVSVKASDVFLAVDAYRLLAKQIEQPLHLGITEAGGFRSGAVKSAIGLGMLLADGIGDTLRVSLAADPVEEIKVGFDILKSLRIRARGINFIACPTCSRQEFDVISTVNALEERLEDIITPMDVSIIGCVVNGPGEALVSDLGLAGANRKSALYEDGERVDRLDNENILDQLEARIRAKASQLDQGKRIPIQQHYE is encoded by the coding sequence ATGAGTCAGCACATTTCACCTATTAAGCGCCGGATCAGTAAGCAGATCATGGTTGGAAATGTACCGGTGGGCGGTAATGCACCGATATCGGTACAATCAATGACGAACACGTTGACCACTGATGTGGCAGCGACTGTAGCGCAAATCCAGGCACTGCAGCGCGTTGGTGCCGATATTGTGCGGGTTTCAGTACCAACCATGGATGCCGCAGAAGCATTTAAGCTGATCAAACAGCAAGTTTCCGTTCCGTTGGTCGCCGATATTCATTTTGACTATCGTATTGCTCTGAAAGTGGCTGAATATGGTGTCGATTGTTTACGTATTAATCCCGGCAATATTGGTAAAGAAGACCGTATTCGCTCCGTCGTCGACTGTGCTCGCGATCTGAATATTCCAATTCGAATCGGTGTGAATGGCGGTTCACTTGAAAAAGAGCTGATGGATAAATACGGTGAACCAACTGCAGAAGCACTGGTTGAATCGGCCATGCGCCATGTCGATATTCTCGATCGACTCAATTTTGAACAGTTCAAAGTCAGCGTCAAAGCGTCTGATGTTTTTCTTGCCGTTGACGCTTACCGACTCTTAGCTAAACAGATTGAACAACCGTTACATCTGGGGATTACTGAAGCTGGTGGTTTCCGTTCCGGTGCAGTGAAATCAGCGATTGGCTTGGGTATGTTGCTGGCAGATGGCATTGGCGACACGTTACGTGTGTCATTAGCCGCAGATCCGGTAGAAGAGATCAAAGTCGGCTTTGATATTCTTAAATCATTACGTATTCGTGCTCGTGGTATTAACTTTATCGCTTGCCCCACATGCTCTCGCCAAGAGTTTGATGTAATCAGCACCGTCAATGCTTTAGAAGAGCGTCTGGAGGATATTATCACACCAATGGATGTCTCTATTATTGGCTGTGTCGTCAATGGTCCGGGTGAAGCATTGGTATCGGATTTAGGTCTGGCCGGTGCGAATCGCAAGAGTGCTTTGTATGAAGACGGTGAACGTGTTGACCGTCTGGATAATGAAAATATTCTTGATCAGCTGGAAGCCCGTATCAGAGCTAAAGCATCACAGCTGGATCAAGGGAAACGTATTCCGATCCAACAACATTACGAGTAA
- a CDS encoding bifunctional tRNA (adenosine(37)-C2)-methyltransferase TrmG/ribosomal RNA large subunit methyltransferase RlmN, translating to MSENKVNLLDFDRNALRAFFADELGEKAFRADQIMKWIYHFGCDDFSQMTNVNKALREKLSRIAEIRAPEISTEQRSADGTIKWAMRVGDQEVETVFIPEEDRATLCVSSQVGCALECKFCSTGQQGFNRNLTVSEIIGQVWRAAQVVGFPKDTGKRVITNVVMMGMGEPLLNLSNLVPALSLMMEDYGFGLSKRRVTVSTSGVVPALDKLGDMIDVALAISLHAPNDKLRSEIMPINDKYNIQEFLGSVQRYLSKSNANHGRVTVEYVLLDHVNDDMEHARELAELLKDTPSKINLIPFNPFPSNPYGKPSNSRVDRFSKVLMEYGYTVIVRKTRGDDIDAACGQLVGDVIDRTKRTMKKRMQEQEISVKML from the coding sequence ATGAGCGAAAATAAAGTTAATCTGCTGGATTTTGATCGTAACGCATTACGTGCATTTTTTGCCGATGAATTGGGCGAAAAAGCATTTCGTGCCGATCAAATCATGAAGTGGATCTACCATTTCGGTTGCGATGATTTTTCACAGATGACCAATGTGAACAAAGCCTTACGTGAAAAATTATCGCGTATTGCTGAAATTCGTGCGCCTGAAATTAGCACCGAGCAACGTTCCGCCGATGGCACCATTAAATGGGCGATGCGAGTTGGTGATCAGGAAGTTGAAACCGTATTTATTCCTGAAGAAGATCGCGCAACACTGTGTGTTTCGTCGCAGGTTGGTTGTGCATTGGAATGTAAATTCTGCTCAACCGGGCAGCAAGGGTTTAACCGTAACCTTACTGTGTCAGAAATTATTGGTCAGGTATGGCGTGCCGCGCAGGTGGTTGGTTTTCCTAAAGATACGGGTAAACGCGTCATTACCAATGTTGTGATGATGGGCATGGGTGAACCTTTACTGAATCTGTCTAATTTGGTTCCTGCACTTAGTCTGATGATGGAAGATTATGGCTTCGGCTTATCGAAACGTCGTGTGACTGTTTCGACGTCCGGTGTTGTACCGGCATTAGATAAACTGGGTGATATGATAGACGTTGCATTGGCGATTTCCTTACATGCACCAAACGATAAACTGCGTTCAGAAATCATGCCGATCAACGATAAATACAACATTCAGGAATTTCTGGGTTCTGTACAGCGTTATCTAAGCAAATCGAATGCAAACCATGGCCGCGTTACTGTTGAGTATGTATTACTTGATCATGTTAACGATGATATGGAACATGCGCGCGAATTGGCTGAGCTGCTCAAAGATACGCCAAGTAAAATAAATTTGATCCCGTTTAACCCGTTTCCAAGCAATCCATACGGGAAACCAAGCAACAGCCGCGTTGATCGTTTCTCTAAAGTCTTGATGGAATATGGCTATACCGTCATCGTGCGAAAAACCCGCGGTGATGATATTGATGCTGCTTGCGGCCAGCTGGTTGGTGATGTAATCGACAGAACGAAACGAACCATGAAAAAACGGATGCAAGAGCAGGAGATTTCCGTCAAAATGCTTTGA
- a CDS encoding tetratricopeptide repeat protein, translating to MDIYNSEEQQVEAIKSWWQENGKSIIAGVVIGFVGLFGWRYYNSYVQQRSEASAAAYQQVMQVLAEQHEKGFSAVSKFIADHGSDTYGDLAALQLSADAVKANKLELAAEQLRRVAEHGVDDEFKPVAGIRLARVLLAMNKPADALKALDSVTAEQYKATVAEVRGDALLASAQPEKARAAYVVALQASKNGANPVLQMKLDDLSVAGEKADTPKAK from the coding sequence GTGGACATCTACAATTCAGAAGAACAACAAGTTGAAGCTATCAAATCCTGGTGGCAAGAAAATGGTAAGTCCATTATTGCTGGTGTCGTAATCGGGTTTGTCGGGTTATTTGGCTGGCGTTATTACAATAGCTATGTACAACAACGTAGTGAAGCATCGGCGGCTGCCTATCAACAAGTAATGCAAGTGTTGGCAGAACAGCATGAAAAGGGATTTAGTGCTGTTAGCAAGTTTATCGCTGATCATGGTAGTGATACCTATGGTGATCTGGCTGCATTACAATTGTCGGCTGACGCAGTGAAAGCTAATAAATTGGAATTAGCGGCAGAACAGTTACGTCGCGTAGCTGAACACGGTGTTGATGATGAGTTTAAGCCTGTTGCGGGTATCCGTTTAGCTCGGGTATTACTGGCAATGAATAAACCAGCAGATGCATTAAAAGCACTGGATTCTGTAACAGCTGAACAATATAAAGCCACTGTTGCTGAAGTCAGGGGGGATGCATTATTGGCATCAGCACAACCTGAAAAAGCACGTGCGGCATATGTCGTTGCACTGCAAGCTAGTAAAAATGGTGCAAACCCTGTTTTACAGATGAAACTTGATGATCTTTCTGTAGCCGGCGAAAAAGCTGATACACCTAAAGCGAAATAA
- the hisS gene encoding histidine--tRNA ligase has product MAKQIQAIRGMNDCLPEQTPVWQMLEATLRRVVSSYGYSEVRMPIVEMTNLFQRAIGEVTDVVEKEMYTFNDRNGDSLTLRPEGTAGCVRACIEHGLVYNQERRLWYVGPMFRHERPQKGRYRQFHQFGVEVFGLNGPDIDAELIMLTARLWRELGIEQFTTLQLNTLGSSAERAAYRDALVVFLEQHKDALDEESKRRMYSNPLRVLDTKSPQVQEILQHAPTLTDYFGEETKAHFSGLKALLDAARIAYQVNERLVRGLDYYNYTVFEWVTDSLGAQGTICGGGRYDGLVEQLGGQATPAVGFAMGLERLTLMLETLEKIHNLPATVDVYICMAGEGTLSAGLLLAEQIRNERPQLRVMTHCGGGNFKKQMKRADKVAARIALILGETEVAEQKVTVKFLRDQIEQQTIAVAALLPILDQLGA; this is encoded by the coding sequence GTGGCTAAACAAATTCAGGCAATTCGTGGAATGAATGATTGCCTACCGGAACAAACACCGGTCTGGCAAATGCTCGAAGCAACTTTACGACGTGTCGTTTCTTCTTATGGTTATTCTGAAGTTCGGATGCCGATTGTCGAAATGACTAATCTGTTTCAACGCGCCATCGGTGAAGTGACCGATGTGGTCGAAAAAGAAATGTACACCTTTAATGACCGCAATGGCGACAGTCTGACTCTGCGTCCAGAAGGAACCGCAGGTTGCGTTCGTGCCTGTATCGAGCATGGTCTGGTTTATAATCAGGAACGCCGGTTATGGTATGTAGGGCCAATGTTCCGTCATGAACGTCCGCAAAAAGGCCGTTATCGTCAATTTCATCAGTTTGGTGTGGAAGTATTTGGCCTGAATGGGCCAGATATCGATGCCGAATTGATCATGCTGACGGCTCGTTTGTGGCGTGAGTTAGGTATTGAACAGTTCACTACTTTACAGCTGAATACATTAGGCTCCTCCGCAGAGCGAGCGGCTTATCGTGATGCATTGGTTGTGTTTCTTGAACAACACAAAGATGCACTTGATGAAGAAAGTAAACGTCGGATGTACTCTAATCCACTGCGTGTACTGGATACGAAAAGCCCGCAGGTGCAAGAAATTTTGCAGCATGCGCCAACATTGACGGATTATTTCGGTGAGGAAACCAAAGCGCACTTTAGCGGATTAAAAGCGTTACTTGACGCAGCGAGAATCGCTTATCAAGTTAATGAACGTTTGGTTCGTGGTTTAGACTATTACAATTACACCGTATTTGAATGGGTGACCGATAGCCTTGGCGCACAGGGGACTATCTGTGGTGGCGGTCGTTATGATGGTCTGGTTGAACAATTAGGCGGTCAAGCAACACCAGCAGTGGGTTTTGCAATGGGTCTGGAACGTTTGACTTTGATGCTTGAAACCCTGGAGAAAATCCATAATCTGCCAGCTACGGTTGATGTCTATATCTGTATGGCTGGTGAGGGTACGCTGTCTGCTGGTTTGTTGCTGGCTGAGCAGATACGAAATGAACGTCCGCAGTTACGTGTAATGACGCATTGCGGTGGTGGTAATTTTAAAAAGCAGATGAAACGAGCTGACAAAGTTGCAGCCAGAATCGCATTGATTTTGGGTGAAACGGAAGTTGCGGAACAAAAAGTCACCGTTAAATTTTTACGTGATCAAATCGAACAGCAAACAATTGCTGTTGCAGCACTGTTACCGATACTGGATCAGCTGGGAGCATAA